Proteins co-encoded in one Bacteroidota bacterium genomic window:
- a CDS encoding HNH endonuclease produces the protein MKMILCVYCRKNEAGNSEHVFPKALGGADVYLDCVCDSCNNFFSGFERDFIQKSPIGLIRSDKQVRGYKSAKHRKNTLKFDEIFSYDEKSGIVLEAGTESGFKSYLRPQIHFQDNLFASVGSSKAELEDFYRLLNLWVHASRKVAISFPKAKGEPYQCIKFDVEDETVLVTNFTESRINDKIYLIHRNVSNVSSHSAYFEPRIFLDDNLRLIIRSRSAKESINFLSEFFKRIIETKKLKITALNVGSTDKVNTSMVFSHVSFLGATLKIGLNALFYYYPQSREAKSLDPFKDFILMDENIPPIKGELFSRLFEFDKTHENCHSIIFSQTRDGLGIRVSFFGSLVNFFVVPELYLENSSLLLIDYNERRMSILPL, from the coding sequence GTGAAGATGATTTTATGCGTTTATTGTCGGAAAAATGAAGCAGGCAATTCAGAACACGTTTTTCCTAAAGCTTTAGGGGGTGCAGATGTCTATCTTGATTGTGTGTGTGACTCCTGTAATAACTTTTTTTCAGGTTTTGAGAGGGATTTTATACAAAAATCCCCAATTGGCTTAATTAGAAGTGACAAACAAGTGAGGGGTTATAAATCCGCTAAACATAGAAAGAACACACTTAAATTTGATGAAATATTCTCTTATGATGAAAAGTCAGGAATAGTTCTTGAGGCAGGCACGGAAAGCGGATTTAAGTCTTATTTAAGACCTCAAATACATTTTCAGGATAATTTATTTGCATCAGTAGGTTCATCCAAAGCAGAGCTTGAGGATTTTTATCGCCTTTTAAATCTCTGGGTTCACGCAAGCCGTAAAGTGGCAATATCTTTTCCCAAAGCAAAAGGAGAGCCATATCAATGCATTAAGTTTGATGTTGAGGATGAAACAGTTCTTGTTACGAATTTTACTGAGTCAAGGATTAATGATAAAATATATCTTATACATAGAAATGTTTCAAATGTAAGTAGTCATAGTGCTTATTTTGAGCCCCGTATTTTTCTTGATGATAATTTAAGACTAATTATACGAAGTAGGTCTGCAAAAGAAAGTATAAACTTTCTTTCTGAATTTTTTAAAAGAATTATAGAAACGAAAAAGCTAAAAATTACAGCTCTTAATGTTGGTTCAACTGATAAAGTCAATACGAGTATGGTTTTTAGTCATGTAAGTTTTTTGGGGGCAACACTAAAAATTGGGCTTAATGCACTTTTCTATTATTACCCTCAATCCAGAGAAGCTAAGTCACTTGACCCATTTAAAGATTTCATCCTTATGGATGAAAATATTCCACCAATTAAAGGTGAGCTTTTTTCCCGACTTTTCGAGTTTGATAAAACACATGAAAATTGTCATTCAATAATTTTTTCACAAACAAGAGATGGCTTAGGAATAAGAGTTTCGTTTTTTGGGTCGCTGGTAAATTTCTTTGTAGTTCCTGAATTGTATTTAGAGAATAGTAGTTTACTATTGATAGATTACAATGAAAGACGTATGTCAATATTACCCTTATAA